Proteins encoded together in one Bradyrhizobium sp. PSBB068 window:
- a CDS encoding OsmC family protein: MDSAELRAMQAPIKERYKTDPQAAVITLKAKGTIDSESLSCKVETGRALAVAGLHPATGGSGLELCSGDMLLEALVACAGVTLKSVATAVEVPLRVGNVFAEGDLDFRGTLGVDKEAPVGFREIRLRFDVGTDAPQDKLDLLLKLTERYCVVYQTIKNGPKVSVSMVRV, translated from the coding sequence ATGGACTCCGCCGAACTCCGCGCAATGCAGGCTCCGATCAAGGAGCGCTACAAGACCGACCCCCAGGCCGCCGTGATCACGTTGAAGGCCAAGGGCACGATCGACAGCGAAAGCCTGTCCTGCAAGGTCGAAACCGGCCGCGCGCTTGCGGTCGCCGGCCTGCATCCCGCGACCGGCGGCTCCGGGCTTGAGCTCTGCTCCGGCGACATGCTGCTGGAAGCGCTGGTCGCCTGCGCCGGCGTCACGCTGAAATCGGTCGCGACCGCGGTCGAGGTGCCGCTCAGGGTCGGCAACGTGTTCGCCGAGGGCGATCTCGATTTCCGCGGCACGCTCGGCGTCGACAAGGAGGCCCCGGTCGGCTTCCGCGAGATCCGTCTCCGCTTCGACGTCGGCACCGACGCGCCGCAGGACAAGCTCGATCTGCTGCTGAAACTCACCGAGCGCTATTGCGTGGTCTATCAGACCATCAAGAACGGCCCGAAGGTGTCGGTGTCGATGGTGAGGGTGTAG
- a CDS encoding [protein-PII] uridylyltransferase, giving the protein MDSIVADGRAEADDRFETARITAAVNALAEQHAGREDQFRAAMAQLLKAELIAARATAQALLLKDRHGRRCAERLCFVQDEIIRILYAAATRHLYHSPIPSGAERMAVVATGGYGRGLMAPESDIDLLFILPYKQTAWGEQVAEAILYCLWDMGLKVGHATRSVDESIRQARGDMTIRTAILETRFLTGDQPLYDELVERFDKEVVQGTAAEFVTAKLAEREERHRRAGQSRYLVEPNVKDGKGGLRDLHTLFWIAKYVYRVRETDELLERGVFDAQEYRTFRRCADFLWSVRCNLHFFAGRAEERLSFDMQREIAVRLGYTSHPGMQDVERFMKHYFLIAKDVGDLTAILCARLEEEHNKPAPVLSRMVARLRPGTKRRRVNGSDDFIVDNNRINLAAPDVFKHDPVNLIRIFRLAQQNNLAFHPDAMRTVTRSLKLINTQLRENDEANRLFMEILTSDNAEVVLRRMNETGVLGHFIRAFGKIVSMMQFNMYHHYTVDEHLLRCIGFLQDIERGGNEEFTVASDLFRKIRPEHRPVIYIATLLHDIAKGRPEDHSIAGAKVARRLCPRLGFSAADTELVAWLIEEHLTMSTVAQSRDLSDRKTIENFAAVVQSVEQMKLLTILTTADIRGVGPGVWNGWKAQLLRTLYYETEPVLTGGFSEVNRAQRIAVAQAEFRRAFTEWPEVELNAYIGRHYPAYWLKVELPRKIRQARFIRASEQAGHKLAINVGFDEIRAVTELTILATDHPWLLSIIAGACASAGANIVDAQIYTTTDGRALDTVSISREYDRDDDEGRRATRIGEMIEQVLEGKLRLPEAVAKRAVRSKARPFIVEPEVTINNQWSDRYTVIEVSGLDRPGLLYQLTTAISKLNLNIASAHVATFGERARDVFYVTDLLGAQITAPTRQSAIKSSLLHLLSSEEQAAKPAA; this is encoded by the coding sequence ATGGACAGCATCGTAGCCGACGGCCGCGCTGAAGCGGATGATCGTTTCGAGACTGCGCGGATCACCGCGGCGGTCAATGCGCTGGCCGAGCAGCATGCCGGCCGCGAGGACCAGTTCCGCGCCGCGATGGCGCAACTCCTCAAGGCCGAGCTGATCGCGGCGCGCGCCACGGCGCAGGCGCTGCTGCTGAAGGACCGTCACGGCCGCCGTTGCGCCGAACGGCTGTGCTTCGTGCAGGACGAGATCATCCGCATCCTCTATGCGGCGGCGACCCGGCATCTCTATCACTCGCCGATCCCCTCGGGCGCCGAACGCATGGCCGTGGTCGCGACCGGTGGCTACGGCCGCGGGCTGATGGCGCCGGAATCCGACATCGATCTGCTGTTCATCCTGCCCTACAAGCAGACCGCCTGGGGCGAGCAGGTCGCCGAAGCGATTCTCTATTGCCTCTGGGACATGGGGCTGAAGGTCGGCCACGCCACCCGCTCGGTCGATGAATCGATCCGCCAGGCGCGCGGCGACATGACGATCCGCACCGCGATCCTGGAAACCCGGTTCCTGACCGGCGACCAGCCGCTGTATGACGAGCTGGTCGAGCGCTTCGACAAGGAAGTGGTGCAGGGCACCGCCGCAGAATTCGTCACCGCCAAGCTCGCCGAGCGCGAAGAGCGGCATCGCCGCGCCGGCCAGTCGCGCTATCTGGTCGAGCCCAACGTCAAGGACGGCAAGGGCGGGCTGCGCGACCTGCATACGCTGTTCTGGATCGCCAAGTACGTCTACCGCGTGCGCGAGACCGACGAGCTCTTGGAACGCGGCGTGTTCGACGCGCAGGAGTACCGCACCTTCCGCCGCTGCGCCGACTTCCTGTGGTCGGTGCGCTGCAACCTGCACTTCTTCGCCGGGCGCGCCGAGGAGCGGCTGTCGTTCGACATGCAGCGCGAGATCGCGGTCCGGCTCGGCTACACCTCGCATCCCGGCATGCAGGATGTCGAGCGCTTCATGAAACACTACTTCCTGATCGCAAAGGACGTCGGCGACCTCACCGCGATCCTGTGTGCCAGGCTCGAGGAAGAGCACAACAAGCCGGCGCCGGTGCTGAGCCGGATGGTCGCGCGGCTGCGGCCCGGCACCAAGCGGCGGCGGGTCAACGGCAGCGACGACTTCATCGTCGACAACAACCGCATCAACCTCGCCGCGCCCGACGTGTTCAAGCACGATCCGGTCAATCTGATCCGGATCTTCCGCCTCGCGCAACAGAACAACCTCGCCTTCCATCCCGACGCGATGCGCACGGTGACGCGCTCGCTGAAGCTGATCAACACCCAGCTGCGCGAGAACGACGAGGCCAATCGCCTGTTCATGGAGATCCTGACCTCCGACAATGCGGAAGTCGTGCTGCGGCGGATGAACGAGACCGGCGTGCTCGGCCACTTCATCCGCGCCTTCGGGAAGATCGTGTCGATGATGCAGTTCAACATGTACCACCACTATACGGTGGACGAGCACCTGCTCCGCTGCATCGGCTTCCTGCAGGACATCGAGCGCGGCGGCAACGAGGAGTTCACGGTCGCCAGCGACCTGTTCCGCAAGATCCGCCCCGAGCATCGCCCGGTGATCTATATCGCGACGCTGTTGCACGACATCGCCAAGGGCCGCCCCGAGGATCACTCGATCGCCGGCGCCAAGGTGGCGCGGCGGCTGTGCCCGCGGCTCGGCTTCTCCGCCGCCGACACCGAGCTGGTGGCGTGGCTGATCGAGGAACATCTGACGATGTCGACGGTGGCGCAGTCGCGCGATCTGTCGGACCGCAAGACCATCGAGAACTTCGCCGCCGTGGTGCAGTCGGTCGAGCAGATGAAGCTGCTGACGATCCTGACCACCGCCGATATCCGCGGCGTCGGCCCCGGCGTGTGGAACGGCTGGAAGGCGCAGCTCTTGCGCACGCTGTACTACGAGACCGAGCCGGTCCTGACCGGCGGCTTCTCGGAAGTGAATCGCGCCCAGCGCATCGCGGTGGCGCAGGCCGAATTCCGCCGCGCCTTCACCGAATGGCCGGAGGTCGAGCTCAACGCCTATATCGGCCGGCATTACCCGGCCTACTGGCTCAAGGTCGAGCTGCCGCGCAAGATCCGCCAGGCGCGCTTCATCCGCGCCAGCGAGCAGGCCGGCCACAAGCTGGCGATCAATGTCGGCTTCGACGAGATCCGCGCCGTCACCGAGCTCACGATCCTGGCGACCGACCATCCCTGGCTGCTGTCGATCATCGCGGGCGCCTGCGCCTCGGCCGGCGCCAACATCGTCGACGCCCAGATCTACACCACGACCGACGGCCGCGCGCTCGACACCGTCTCGATCTCGCGCGAATACGACCGCGACGATGACGAGGGCCGCCGTGCGACCCGGATCGGCGAGATGATCGAGCAGGTGCTGGAAGGCAAGCTCAGGCTGCCCGAGGCGGTGGCCAAGCGCGCGGTGCGCAGCAAGGCGCGGCCGTTCATCGTCGAGCCCGAGGTGACCATCAATAACCAGTGGTCCGACCGCTACACTGTGATCGAGGTCTCCGGCCTCGACCGGCCCGGCCTTCTCTACCAGCTCACGACAGCGATCTCGAAGCTCAACCTCAACATCGCCTCCGCCCACGTCGCGACCTTCGGCGAACGCGCCCGCGACGTGTTCTACGTCACCGATTTGCTCGGCGCCCAGATCACGGCGCCGACCCGCCAATCGGCGATCAAGAGCTCGCTGCTGCATCTGTTGTCGAGCGAGGAGCAGGCCGCGAAGCCGGCGGCTTGA
- a CDS encoding ABC transporter ATP-binding protein: protein MLALKDVGKTYPNGVHALERFSAEIAPGEIIAIIGGSGCGKSTLLRAIAGLDRASTGSVTLDNAVITSPHAKIGIIFQEPRLLPWLSVADNIGFGLADLPAEARRARVASALARVGLADKASAWPRELSGGQAQRVAIARALVPQPEVLLLDEPFSALDAFTRRDLQDHLLDLWADTRPTLILVTHDVDEAVVLADRVLVMRPRPGRLFEQITINLARPRDRKSELFDSFKRRVLTALDRSLDRSVRDVTDKSSAGEAMWW, encoded by the coding sequence ATGCTCGCACTCAAGGACGTCGGCAAGACCTATCCGAACGGCGTCCACGCGCTGGAACGCTTCTCGGCGGAGATTGCGCCCGGCGAGATCATCGCCATTATCGGCGGTTCCGGTTGCGGTAAGTCGACCTTGCTACGCGCCATCGCCGGCCTCGATCGCGCCAGCACCGGCAGCGTGACACTCGACAATGCGGTGATCACGTCGCCGCACGCCAAGATCGGCATCATCTTCCAGGAGCCGCGACTGCTGCCCTGGCTCAGCGTCGCCGACAATATCGGCTTCGGTCTCGCCGATCTGCCGGCGGAGGCAAGGCGCGCGCGGGTTGCATCCGCGCTGGCCCGCGTCGGTCTCGCCGATAAGGCGTCGGCCTGGCCGCGCGAGCTCTCTGGCGGGCAGGCGCAGCGGGTGGCGATCGCCCGCGCGCTGGTGCCGCAGCCCGAAGTGCTGCTGCTCGACGAGCCGTTCTCGGCGCTCGATGCCTTCACCCGGCGCGATCTGCAGGACCACCTGCTCGATCTCTGGGCCGACACAAGGCCGACCCTGATCCTGGTCACCCACGATGTCGACGAGGCTGTGGTGCTGGCCGACCGTGTGCTGGTGATGCGGCCGCGGCCGGGCCGGCTGTTCGAGCAGATCACCATCAATCTAGCGCGGCCACGCGACCGCAAATCGGAACTGTTCGACAGCTTCAAACGCCGCGTGCTGACCGCGCTCGACCGCTCGCTAGACCGTTCGGTGCGTGACGTCACGGACAAATCCAGCGCCGGCGAGGCGATGTGGTGGTGA
- the pcaF gene encoding 3-oxoadipyl-CoA thiolase: MRDVFICDAVRTPIGRFGGSLAKVRADDLAAAPIKALMAKHPTLNWNEVDEVYFGCANQAGEDNRNVARMALLLAGMPESVPGQTLNRLCASGLDAVGAAGRAIRAGEIDFAIAGGVESMTRAPFVMGKASEAFSRSSEIYDTTIGWRFINPLMKAQYGVDAMPETGENVAEEFQVSRADQDAMAIRSQQRAGAAIASGYFAEEIIPVQVPGGKAGPITVDKDEHPRPETTLEGLAKLKPIVRNPGTVTAGNASGVNDGAAAMILASEVAVKRHGLTPRAKILGLASAAVPPRIMGIGPVPATRKLVERLGIKVSDFDLIELNEAFASQGIACLRQLGVKEDADFVNPHGGAIALGHPLGMSGARLVLTAVHGMEKRGGKLALATMCVGVGQGVAVAIEKLN; the protein is encoded by the coding sequence ATGCGTGATGTGTTCATTTGCGATGCCGTCCGGACTCCGATCGGCCGTTTCGGCGGTTCGCTCGCCAAGGTGCGCGCCGACGATCTCGCCGCGGCCCCGATCAAGGCGCTGATGGCCAAGCACCCGACGCTCAACTGGAACGAGGTCGACGAGGTCTATTTCGGCTGCGCCAACCAGGCCGGCGAGGACAACCGCAACGTCGCGCGCATGGCGCTTCTGCTTGCCGGCATGCCGGAGTCGGTTCCCGGCCAGACCCTGAACCGGCTCTGCGCCTCCGGCCTCGATGCGGTCGGCGCCGCTGGCCGCGCCATCCGCGCCGGCGAGATCGATTTCGCGATCGCAGGCGGCGTCGAATCGATGACGCGCGCACCGTTCGTGATGGGCAAGGCTTCGGAAGCGTTCTCGCGCTCGTCCGAGATCTACGACACCACGATCGGCTGGCGCTTCATCAATCCCTTGATGAAGGCGCAGTACGGCGTCGATGCGATGCCGGAAACCGGCGAGAACGTCGCCGAGGAATTCCAGGTCTCGCGCGCCGATCAGGATGCGATGGCGATCCGCTCGCAGCAGCGCGCCGGCGCGGCGATCGCGTCGGGCTATTTCGCCGAGGAGATCATCCCGGTCCAGGTGCCCGGCGGCAAGGCCGGTCCGATCACCGTCGACAAGGACGAGCATCCGCGCCCCGAGACCACGCTCGAAGGTCTCGCCAAGCTGAAGCCGATCGTGCGCAATCCGGGCACGGTGACCGCGGGCAACGCATCGGGCGTCAACGACGGCGCCGCCGCGATGATCCTCGCGTCCGAAGTCGCCGTGAAACGGCACGGCCTCACCCCGCGTGCGAAAATCCTCGGCCTTGCGTCGGCCGCGGTGCCGCCGCGCATCATGGGCATCGGCCCGGTGCCGGCGACCAGGAAGCTGGTCGAGCGGCTCGGCATCAAGGTGTCGGACTTCGACCTGATCGAGCTCAACGAGGCCTTCGCCTCGCAGGGCATCGCCTGCCTGCGCCAGCTCGGCGTCAAGGAAGACGCTGATTTCGTCAATCCGCATGGCGGCGCGATCGCGCTCGGCCATCCGCTCGGCATGAGCGGCGCGCGGCTGGTGTTGACCGCCGTGCACGGCATGGAGAAGCGGGGCGGGAAGCTTGCCTTGGCAACTATGTGCGTCGGGGTCGGCCAGGGCGTCGCGGTCGCGATCGAAAAGCTGAATTGA
- the mutS gene encoding DNA mismatch repair protein MutS — protein MTIQQPIPVPPEATPAEAPSRVTPMMEQYLEIKAAHPGLLLFYRMGDFYELFFEDAEIASKTLGIVLTKRGKHQGMDIPMCGVPVERSEDYLHRLIGAGHRVAVCEQTENPAEAKARGNKSVVRRGVVRLVTPGTLTEDTLLDARTNNYLIAIARARGSAGADRLGLAWIDISTSEFMVTECATAELAATLARINPNEAIVTDALYSDHELAPTLRELPSVTPLTRDVFDSATAERRLCDYFAVATMDGLSAMSRLEATAAAAAVTYIDRTQVGKRPPLSPPAREAAGTTMAIDPATRANLELTRTLAGERRGSLLDAIDCTVTAAGSRLLAQRLAAPLTDVAVIARRLDAVSAFVADSAAREDVRTVLRAAPDMSRALARLSVGRGGPRDLASLRDGILAADQALDLLAQLADPPAEVSTVMAALQRPSRDLAQEFSRALSEQLPLIKRDGGFVREGYEAALDESRSLRDASRLVVAAMQARYAEDTGIKTLKIRHNNVLGYFVEVTAQHGDKLFAPPLNATFIHRQTLAGQVRFTTSELGETEAKIANAGERALNLELEIFERLSAMALAASDDLRDAAHAFAMLDVATSLAKLAIDDNYVRPDVDGSLGFAIEGGRHPVVEQALKRDGQPFIANACDLSPAPTQKSGQLWLITGPNMAGKSTFLRQNALIALLAQIGSYVPASRARLGIVDRLFSRVGAADDLARGRSTFMVEMVETAVILNQAGERSLVILDEIGRGTATFDGLSIAWAAIEHLHESNRCRTLFATHYHELTALSARLPRMFNATVRVKEWQGDVVFLHEVLPGSADRSYGIQVAKLAGLPPAVITRAKSVLAKLEAQDRGQTARALADDLPLFAVPSRAAAEDKPPSDADLLVEAVKALHPDEMSPREALDALYALRAKLPKG, from the coding sequence ATGACCATTCAGCAGCCTATCCCCGTTCCGCCCGAAGCTACTCCCGCCGAGGCGCCGTCGCGCGTCACGCCGATGATGGAACAGTATCTGGAGATCAAGGCCGCACATCCCGGCCTGCTGCTGTTCTACCGGATGGGCGATTTCTACGAGCTGTTCTTCGAGGACGCCGAGATCGCCTCGAAGACGCTCGGCATCGTGCTGACCAAGCGCGGCAAGCATCAGGGCATGGACATCCCGATGTGCGGCGTGCCGGTCGAGCGCTCTGAGGACTATCTGCACCGCCTGATCGGCGCCGGACATCGTGTCGCGGTCTGCGAGCAGACGGAAAATCCCGCGGAGGCGAAAGCCCGCGGCAACAAGAGCGTGGTCCGCCGCGGCGTGGTGCGGCTGGTGACGCCGGGCACGCTGACCGAGGACACGCTGCTCGACGCCCGCACCAACAATTACCTGATCGCGATCGCACGCGCCCGCGGCTCGGCCGGCGCCGACCGGCTCGGGCTCGCCTGGATCGATATCTCAACCTCCGAATTCATGGTGACGGAGTGCGCGACCGCGGAGCTTGCCGCGACCTTGGCGCGCATCAATCCGAACGAGGCGATCGTCACCGACGCGCTCTATAGCGACCACGAGCTGGCGCCGACCTTGCGCGAGCTGCCGTCGGTGACGCCGCTGACCCGCGACGTGTTCGACAGCGCCACCGCCGAGCGGCGGCTGTGCGACTATTTCGCGGTCGCGACCATGGATGGCCTGTCGGCGATGTCGCGGCTGGAGGCGACGGCTGCGGCCGCCGCCGTCACCTATATCGACCGCACGCAAGTGGGGAAGCGTCCGCCGCTGTCGCCGCCGGCGCGCGAGGCCGCCGGCACCACGATGGCGATCGATCCGGCAACCCGCGCCAATCTCGAACTGACGCGGACGCTGGCCGGCGAGCGCCGCGGCTCGCTGCTGGATGCGATCGACTGCACGGTGACCGCGGCCGGCTCCCGCCTGTTGGCACAGCGCCTCGCCGCGCCGCTCACCGATGTTGCCGTGATCGCGCGACGGCTCGACGCGGTCTCGGCTTTCGTCGCGGATTCGGCCGCACGCGAGGACGTCAGAACCGTGCTGCGCGCGGCACCCGACATGTCGCGCGCTCTGGCGCGGCTCTCGGTCGGCCGCGGCGGCCCGCGCGACCTGGCGAGCCTGCGCGACGGCATTCTCGCCGCGGACCAGGCGCTGGATCTGTTGGCGCAGCTGGCCGATCCGCCGGCCGAAGTTTCGACCGTGATGGCGGCCTTGCAGCGCCCCTCGCGTGACCTGGCGCAGGAATTCTCCCGCGCACTGTCGGAGCAATTGCCGCTGATCAAGCGCGACGGCGGCTTCGTCCGCGAGGGCTATGAGGCCGCGCTCGACGAAAGCCGCAGTTTGCGCGACGCCTCGCGCCTCGTCGTCGCCGCGATGCAGGCGCGCTATGCCGAGGACACCGGCATCAAGACGCTGAAGATCCGGCACAACAACGTGCTCGGCTATTTCGTCGAGGTCACCGCACAGCACGGCGACAAGCTGTTCGCGCCGCCGCTGAATGCGACCTTCATCCATCGCCAGACGCTGGCGGGACAAGTCCGCTTCACCACATCAGAGCTCGGCGAGACCGAGGCCAAGATCGCCAATGCCGGCGAACGCGCGCTCAATCTCGAGCTCGAGATCTTCGAGCGGCTCAGCGCGATGGCGCTCGCCGCCAGCGACGATCTGCGCGACGCCGCGCATGCTTTCGCGATGCTCGACGTCGCGACCTCGCTGGCGAAACTCGCGATCGACGACAATTATGTGCGGCCCGACGTCGACGGCTCGCTCGGCTTTGCGATCGAGGGTGGCCGGCATCCGGTCGTCGAGCAGGCGTTGAAGCGCGACGGCCAGCCGTTCATCGCCAATGCCTGCGATCTGTCCCCGGCGCCTACGCAGAAGTCGGGCCAGCTCTGGCTGATCACCGGTCCGAACATGGCCGGTAAATCGACCTTCCTGCGCCAGAACGCGCTGATCGCGCTGCTTGCTCAGATTGGCAGCTATGTACCGGCATCGCGCGCGCGGCTCGGCATCGTCGACCGGCTGTTCTCGCGCGTCGGCGCCGCCGACGACCTGGCGCGGGGCCGCTCGACCTTCATGGTCGAGATGGTCGAGACCGCGGTGATCCTCAACCAGGCCGGCGAGCGGTCGCTTGTCATCCTCGACGAGATCGGCCGCGGTACCGCGACCTTCGACGGCCTGTCGATCGCCTGGGCCGCGATCGAGCATCTGCATGAGAGCAACCGCTGCCGCACGCTGTTTGCCACCCACTATCATGAGCTCACCGCGCTCTCGGCCAGGCTGCCGCGGATGTTCAACGCCACGGTGCGCGTCAAGGAATGGCAGGGCGACGTCGTGTTCCTGCACGAGGTGTTGCCGGGCTCCGCCGACCGCTCCTACGGCATCCAGGTCGCGAAACTCGCCGGTCTGCCGCCCGCCGTGATCACCCGCGCCAAATCTGTGCTGGCCAAGCTCGAGGCCCAGGACCGCGGCCAGACCGCACGTGCGCTGGCCGACGACCTGCCGTTGTTCGCCGTCCCCTCCCGGGCCGCCGCCGAAGACAAGCCGCCGAGTGATGCCGATCTGCTGGTGGAAGCCGTGAAGGCGCTGCACCCCGACGAAATGTCGCCGCGCGAGGCGCTGGATGCGCTGTATGCGTTGCGGGCGAAGCTGCCGAAGGGGTAG
- the pcaH gene encoding protocatechuate 3,4-dioxygenase subunit beta, with protein sequence MTLLYPLQSLAAHPARLSPAYRSTVKRSPQKPLIPMRHTLSELTGPVYGHETVRANDNDLTIQAKGEPLGERIIVHGHVLDEDGRGVPNTLVELWQANACGRYIHVVDQHPAPLDPNFTGAGRTQSDDKGYYKFITIKPGAYPWGNHHNAWRPAHIHFSVFGHSFISRLVTQMYFPGDPLFPFDPIFNSVTDEKARARMISSFDLDNTKPEWALCYRFDIVLRGRNATPMETK encoded by the coding sequence ATGACCCTGTTGTATCCGCTGCAATCGCTTGCGGCTCATCCGGCGCGGCTGTCGCCGGCCTATCGCTCCACTGTCAAGCGCTCGCCGCAGAAGCCGCTGATCCCGATGCGGCATACGCTCTCGGAATTGACCGGGCCGGTCTACGGTCATGAGACGGTGCGCGCGAACGACAATGATCTCACTATCCAGGCCAAGGGCGAGCCGCTCGGCGAGCGCATCATCGTGCACGGCCACGTGCTCGACGAGGACGGCCGCGGCGTGCCGAACACGCTGGTCGAGCTGTGGCAGGCCAATGCCTGCGGCCGCTACATCCATGTCGTCGACCAGCATCCGGCGCCGCTCGACCCGAACTTCACCGGCGCGGGCCGGACGCAGAGCGACGACAAGGGCTACTACAAGTTCATTACCATCAAGCCGGGCGCCTATCCGTGGGGCAACCACCACAATGCGTGGCGGCCGGCGCATATCCACTTCTCGGTGTTCGGACATTCCTTCATCTCGCGTCTGGTGACGCAGATGTATTTCCCCGGCGATCCCTTGTTTCCGTTCGACCCGATCTTCAACTCGGTGACCGATGAGAAGGCGCGGGCGCGGATGATCTCGTCGTTCGATCTCGACAACACCAAGCCGGAATGGGCGCTGTGCTATCGCTTCGATATCGTGCTGCGCGGGCGCAACGCCACGCCGATGGAGACCAAGTAA
- a CDS encoding aliphatic sulfonate ABC transporter substrate-binding protein: MHKFSRRGFAALLAVSALLPGAALAADALKEIRIDWATYNPVSMVLKQKGLLEKEFAKDGIGIVWVQSAGSNKALEFLNAGSIDFGSTAGSAALVARINGNPIKSVYVYSRPEWTALVTTKDSKIASVADLKGKRVAVTRGTDPHIFLVRALLGAGLTEKDITTVLLQHADGKTALIRGDVDAWAGLDPMMAQAEVEEGAKLFYRKADANTWGILNVREEFLKAHPDIVRRVLATYEEARKYSLANYDELKKTFIAVTKLPDAVVDKQLKERTELTHSRIGAPQRESILAAGLALQQAGVIDAKTDVKAALDALIDDQVPLPTN; the protein is encoded by the coding sequence ATGCACAAATTTTCCCGGCGCGGCTTCGCGGCGCTGCTCGCGGTCTCGGCACTTTTGCCCGGCGCGGCGCTCGCCGCCGATGCGCTGAAGGAAATCCGGATCGACTGGGCGACCTACAATCCGGTGTCGATGGTCCTGAAGCAAAAGGGCCTGCTGGAGAAGGAGTTCGCCAAGGACGGCATCGGCATCGTCTGGGTGCAGTCGGCCGGCTCCAACAAGGCGCTCGAATTCCTCAATGCCGGCTCGATCGATTTCGGCTCGACCGCGGGCTCGGCCGCTTTGGTCGCCCGGATCAACGGCAACCCGATCAAGTCGGTCTACGTCTATTCGCGTCCCGAATGGACCGCGCTGGTCACCACCAAGGACTCCAAGATCGCCTCGGTTGCCGATCTCAAGGGCAAGCGCGTCGCGGTGACCCGCGGCACCGATCCGCACATCTTCCTGGTTCGCGCGCTGCTCGGCGCAGGCCTGACCGAAAAGGACATCACGACGGTGCTGCTGCAGCACGCCGACGGCAAGACCGCGCTGATCCGCGGCGATGTCGACGCCTGGGCCGGGCTCGATCCGATGATGGCGCAGGCCGAGGTCGAGGAGGGTGCCAAGCTGTTCTACCGCAAGGCCGACGCCAACACCTGGGGCATCCTCAATGTCCGCGAGGAGTTCCTGAAGGCGCACCCGGACATCGTCCGTCGCGTGCTCGCAACCTATGAGGAGGCGCGGAAATATTCGCTGGCGAACTATGACGAGCTGAAGAAGACGTTCATCGCGGTAACGAAACTGCCGGACGCCGTGGTCGACAAGCAGCTGAAGGAGCGCACCGAGCTGACCCACAGCCGGATAGGCGCGCCGCAGCGCGAGTCGATTTTGGCCGCCGGCCTCGCCTTGCAGCAGGCGGGCGTGATCGATGCCAAGACCGACGTGAAGGCGGCGCTGGACGCGTTGATCGACGATCAAGTCCCGCTGCCGACGAACTGA
- a CDS encoding ABC transporter permease: MSVDLPALEQTAAPRAAPARWSRFARPALGLLVPVVCALGWELVVYLGYSNGRLVPPPSKVFQTIVELARSGELSRHILATLWRVGAGFALGVVAGTIMGAISGYWDFAKRLLDPTVQALRAIPSLAWVPLFVLWLGIFETSKVALIAVGVFFPIYLGVMGAILSVDRKIVEVGRVFRLSGPAMIRRILLPAVLPAYVVALRVGLGLGWMFVVAAELIGASEGLGYLLLDGQQLGKPAQILAAIVIFAILGKLTDWLIEVAAAPLLRWQDAFGARGGQ, translated from the coding sequence ATGAGCGTTGACCTGCCCGCGCTGGAACAGACGGCCGCGCCGCGTGCGGCGCCGGCGCGCTGGTCGCGTTTTGCGCGGCCGGCGCTCGGGCTTCTGGTGCCGGTGGTGTGTGCGCTCGGCTGGGAACTGGTGGTTTATCTCGGCTATTCCAACGGCCGCCTGGTGCCGCCGCCGTCAAAGGTGTTCCAGACCATCGTCGAACTCGCCAGGAGCGGCGAGCTGTCGCGGCATATCCTCGCGACCTTGTGGCGCGTCGGTGCGGGCTTTGCGCTCGGCGTCGTCGCCGGCACCATCATGGGCGCGATCTCCGGCTATTGGGATTTCGCCAAGCGGCTGCTTGATCCGACCGTGCAGGCCTTGCGTGCGATCCCTTCGCTCGCCTGGGTGCCGCTGTTCGTGCTCTGGCTCGGCATCTTCGAGACCTCGAAGGTCGCACTGATCGCGGTCGGGGTGTTCTTTCCGATCTATCTCGGCGTGATGGGCGCGATCCTGTCGGTCGATCGCAAGATCGTCGAGGTCGGCCGCGTGTTCCGGCTGTCCGGGCCGGCCATGATCCGCCGCATCCTGTTGCCGGCGGTGCTGCCGGCCTATGTGGTGGCGCTGCGGGTCGGGCTTGGCCTGGGATGGATGTTCGTGGTCGCGGCCGAATTGATCGGCGCCTCCGAGGGCCTCGGCTATCTCCTGCTGGACGGCCAGCAGCTCGGCAAGCCGGCGCAGATCCTCGCTGCGATCGTGATCTTCGCGATCCTCGGCAAGCTCACCGACTGGCTGATCGAGGTCGCCGCCGCGCCGCTGCTGCGCTGGCAGGATGCGTTCGGCGCGCGGGGAGGGCAGTGA